Below is a genomic region from Raphanus sativus cultivar WK10039 chromosome 4, ASM80110v3, whole genome shotgun sequence.
AATTGGTTTTAATCTAGAAAATAAGTACTATTGTATCATGGGCAAATGCGCTTGCAGCCCTATATGTTAATCTTGATAATAAATCAATCTATCTAGTTCCGAGAGAGCCAAACAAGTGTCATACTTAACTGATATGCCAAGATTAATATCACTTCCACAATCAATATGTTTGTATTTGCCAATCTATGTGTATTTTCATTTAAGcactttctttgttttcttttaatagtCGAAGTGTATTGTTCGAAATCCAACTAACTTTTTAAATGACAGTGCCAACGAAGATCTGACCTCCAATTTTCTATCAAGGTTTTACATCAAATCAACTCTTATCAGTAAACTACCACTAACTCGTTCTATTTTCTTTGCTCTGGTAATGGTTTTGATTTTTGCTTTGCTTAATCATTGAACCAAAGAGTTGAATAATTCGATGAACTGTTCTTCAAATCAGAGTTCCAAATGATAATTCATACTGTACTGTTTTAAGGTTTAGATTTTCGACCACATATGATaaatatatcttcttcttactGTTGTGTTTAAAAAGTATTTGTTGGCTAAAATATTTCGGAATCATGTATAAACACTTTCATATCCAACACAAATATATTCTTTGTCTCAATGACAAAACAAACATctgctagtttttttttttggtcaaagataTCTGCTAGTTTGATCAAATATTTAtcgttttgtatttttttttccgttCAGATGATGAGTTAATGTTTTAAAGTTCAAACGTAGATTTAATGTTCTAAGATCAGACTGACCGATATATATGTTGTTTGTTTTCaatcttaattaattaatacaatAAATAACATTGAAATTAACCTTGAAATTTGTACAACTCTTAAGTAAGATTGAATTTTAAATCAAGCTGTTATAGATCTTATGAAAAATTCTTTAATTATCATTAACTAGGTTTGAAAATgagagttgtttttttttgaaacagacAATGAGAGTTATTTATTACGAgattattcatttaaatttaagtaaattgtttatatgttttatattaatataacaatatttttaataactatttatatttaaataattatttaaactatccaaataaaaaataaaataaaaataaaaataaaaaaatatttttgaatagtttcaaattatatgtttttatatttaatttttataataatgttttgattttttttttcaacttaaaaaaattcatattttattttaaatttcaaaatgccttttcattttaaattttttttttgaaattttaattttttaaaaacacaataacaataattaagttaaataaaCACAATCACTTAGAGATCCCATAActagaaatatatgaatagttattaaataaatatagttatattaatataaataattatttaaatacataataaaaataaaaatattttaatagttttaaattatatattttcaaattcaaaaattttataataattttcgaaattgtttttcaaattttctttttaaatttagaaaataatttttgattttcataatttttattttgaactttttaaaacaCAATAACAATAATTAAGGTAGTTAATCACAATTACTTAGAATTTATTAATTGTGTGGAACTAACTTTAGATAAGTATATGACTAAAAATCTATTAGATGTAAGCAAtaacaatatataaaacaaaaagtaatcTAGGTTAGCACATTGGCTGAGTGCGTGCCACAGTAATTTCTTAACCCAGGTTCAATAGCCTCCCtctaaagatataattttttttttgggtaaaatgtgaatattatatcaaaataaaaaacgttGTTTTACAAGGCTTTACAAGCAAAAAGTTACATaaagttcaaaaaataaattaaaaaccagATGGAACTAGATAAACTATGAATTTGTGACCCACTGGAGGCTTACTAGATAAACCGAAATCATTGGGCGAGAAGTCTTCAGCATCGCTTATGGAGTAAACGAGCCAGGAGGACATCCCGAAGTGATCTCTCGATCTTCCGTAAAAGAGCCATCGTGTTGTCGGAGACGTTGGCATGGAGTCTGCTGTTTCTCTCCCTCTAAAGGAAGTACATGACTAGCACTGTCAAGTCATGTAAGCACGTAAGCACCGTCAAGTCCACGTAAGCATCCATTACCAACGGAAACACGGTCAATGTATGAATTGACCTTAAATTTTTGgttgatgtatgaaatttgaataaatcttgTGTTGATGTATAATTTAACacatatatctaatatatttattaatcgGGACCTTTTGTTGATTCATGAATTGACCGATTTCCGACTAACAGTAGACCTAACTAACAAAGATATTctattttactaatttaataaataaaaaaggttgTAAAGCTTAACGAGGCAATCGTTACCACaaataaaagaaactaaaacatTAATTTCTGATTAAAAAGGTGACAAATTACCaagttattttttcttttgtaagaaaCCAAGTTGTTATTTGGAACGTCTTATAAGATGATAAcagataaatatgttatttcCTCCTCTCATGTACTTTTACAAACTATGATATTATTGATGAACCTTCAAAATGAACGTTTTGGTGAAGAATATGAAGTGTATCCTTAGTGAAATCAAAACACTTGATGACTCTATAATGTTGAAAGATGCATCTTATAATCGAGAGAAGCGAGATGAAATAATGCTATCTTAGAAATCTGGTGataatttgatcaaaaaaaaaaagaaatctggTGATAACTTGAAGCCCATTGTAAATGGATAATGGGCcgttatttatttaatttatctgCCCAATTTTTTTCCTAGTGCTCCTCCACTGGATTTAAAACCCTAGCTCTTACTTTAAATCAGTGACGAACCCTTCCTTGCGCCGGTTCTGTGCGGCTGTTCGAAAATGGGTAAATCGTCCTTCTCATCCTTCGTCTAGATCCGTTTCTTGCCATGTCTTTTTTTTAGAATCTCTTATGCTGTTGAAATGATACATGTTCTATGAATCTGCTGTTTCGAACATTTTGGTATCTTAATGATTTCGATGGTGAAACTGTAGGTGCGTACAAGTATGTGTCTGAGCTATGGAGGAAGAAGCAGTCCGATGTGATGAGGTTTGTGCAGAGGGTGAGGTGCTGGGAGTACAGACAGCAGCCCTCAATTGTCCGTCTCGTCAGGCCTACTCGCCCCGACAAGGCTCGTCGTTTGGGTTACAAGGCCAAACAGGTAATTTTTGTTGTGTCCTAATAATAACTCGTCTTTTGAATCTTTGTTCTGCTGTCCGAAGATGTAGCTCTTGTTCCGACTGGTTGTACAATATAACATTCATCTTGCTTTAGACTCACTACTCAGTTACTTATCTGGTTTTGGGGTGTTGATTTGTGTAAGGGCTTTGTGGTGTACCGTGTCCGTGTGAGACGTGGTGGACGCAAGAGGCCAGTGCCAAAGGGTATTGTCTATGGTAAACCCACAAACCAGGGAGTGACCCAACTCAAGTTCCAGAGGAGCAAGCGTTCTGTTGCTGAGGAGCGTGCCGGAAGGAAACTTGGTGGCCTAAGAGTCGTCAACTCCTACTGGCTCAACGAGGTATTGCTACTTCTCTCACTCTCTTACATGCTATTCTTGGTATAGATGTTAACTTGTTCAAGCTTTTGAATTAGGATTCGACCTACAAGTACTACGAGATCATCTTGGTTGACCCGGCACACAACGCTGTGCGTAATGACCCGAGAATCAACTGGATCTGCAACCCGGTTCACAAGCACCGTGAGCTCAGAGGACTTACATCGGAGGGAAAGAAGAACAGAGGACTGCGCGGAAAGGGTCACAACAACCACAAGAACCGCCCGTCTCGCAGAGCTACATGGAAGAAgaataactctctctctcttcgtcGTTACCGTTGATTGCCTTTTGCTATCATCATTGTTTCATGCTGTCCTTTTATCGTATGTTTGACTTATGTTTTTACAAATTTTGGAGACTAATACAATTGCGTTCGGATTATGTTTTTAAGCTAAAACACTTTATATCTGCCTCCTTGTTACGGTTTTGATAGAACACTCGAAACTGCTCTATATATTCAACTAAATTCACAGTACGAACGTTTTGAAGATCGTTCATATACATGTTTCTGCATAAAGTCCCACAGCTTGTTAAAATGTTCTAAgtgttttagctattcattgTTCTAGTTTCCCTaactatataaactttaaaaccaTATCTACTGGTATTGTGTAATGTGTGGAAACTGTTAGTAAGAATCCTAATCTAAGCATGTCGATAACATTTCATTTACCACAAGAGACgagaaaaacaaatttaaaaagcgaaaaaaaataatacaaatgaACCAAAACTCAGTCTTATATTTAATGTTTCAACCTAAGAGAAGAGGTTGTGTTACATAACAGACCTTGCATAACCTAACCAAGAAGAATAACGAAAAGTTACTCATGTTTCTAGGTTTATTAATCTCTTATCGAAGTATCTCTTGCCAACCCATGTCAAAACAAGAAATACCCACCATAATTTTACAAACGTCCATATGTCATCCATCATCTTTGTCGATCCAATTGAATTCAACCCCAGTCTCTAGCTTTCTAAATCAAAACTTTGTTCCTGAAAAGTTCCATCAGATTATTATTAGTACCACTCGTTGAGGATGATGATAAACACCAGAGTTTTACTTGACTAGCAAAAAGGATCACACCTTTGCCTAAACAAAGCTTTTAAACGAAGAGGAGAGCAACTATAATTATTTCGATCATCTATCAACCATGGATTCCCCACCTGGAATTCAACCCACTGAAAAGTCACTATATTAATTCTACAAAGCTTTCAGTCTCTAAAAAGCACTCAAATGGCTaactttttccaaaaaaaaagaaaaaaaaaaacagatgacCAAATCTACAACCAAAACTGCCTCTGATCAAAGTCACTATATTAATTCACTTTCATTAACTCATCCCATAAACTCAGCTTATAATAAAAACCACCCGACCACAAGAAGAAACTTGTTGATCTTCccacacaacaacaaaaacaacacTGCAGTTTTGATCATTCCAATACAAAACCCTATACATAAAATCAACAACCTGATTCCACTATCAGATCCGTCAGATACTCTCAAAAACATAGAAGATCAGATGAGAGAGAGTGAAGGGAGAAAAGCAGAGACCTTACGTCTGTTTAGAGTAGGAAGAGGAGGAAGGGACGCGCTTGTTGCGGAACATCATGTAACCGACTGGCAATACCACGCCTATCATCATCACCGCCGATCCGATCAAGTAACGTAACAGACTCGGAGCCTCCACTTCCACCACCGTCGTGAACTGCCCACACAAGATATAATAAGTCGAGATCAGctaaaagtaatatatatatatatatatatatctgagaGATCTAGATTTTTACACACTCAACGAGGCGAATTTTACCGGCATTATAACGTCGGGGAAGAGGATTTCGCGACCTTTCGCCGGTGACGAAGCAAACTTGGTTGTAACAAGAGAAGAGATCTcgacttctctctctctccggtCTCCTCCGGTCAGgtgaatccttttttttttaattccttcCTCTCCTCGAGAGCCTGCGCGTTTTTTAAATTGACCAAAATTAAACCGGACTAAACCGAAAATTACCCGATtcgaattataaaaatatactcgATACGTCGcggtttatgtattttaaatttgttatttttatatttagtagtGTAGGGATGTCATCAATTGGGCTATTTTTGTTCAAATGGACAATGGATTTTTAAGGATATTATTGGATATTACTAATATCATATTAGGTAGATAAAGCCCACACGAATACTACTAGGTTTCATTTAGGGCCCATTAGTTTGGTGCTTATAAGACCTAGTACTACCGATGAAAGACTTGTGTCCGAGATTCGTAAGAGAGGATGTCGGGGAACGATGCGGCGAAGACAACTAAAATAGGGGTGTGGTGGGACATGAAGGACTGTCCGATTCCGGAGGGGTATGATGCTCGTCGGGTCCGTCCAAGTATAGAAAAGGCGTTCAGAAAACGAGGCTACACAGGTCCAGTCCCAATCACCGCCTATGGCGACCAAACACAAACTCCTTGCCACGTCCTGCGAGGGCTGTCTTCCACTGGAGTCGCTGTTACACATACCACATCCGGTTAGCCTTTTTCTCTgatgttagtatatatatatataacaaaaccCACCCTAGGACTAATTTTAGCTTTTACATACGTTCACAGATAGCACGCGCTCAGTTATGTATGGGGATATGGTGGAATGGCGTGGTCAAAATCCACCTCCGGCTACAATTATGATCATATCCGATCAGGTGGAAGGTGACTTGTCTTGGGATCTGGCCCGGCTACAACAGCGCACTAGATACAAACTTTTTCTGGCTTATTCAAGCAAGCCTTGCGATGATTTGTTCCTGAACTATAATGCAAATTGGCGCTGGGAAAAATtactaaaagaagaagaagaaggcgcACCAACATCTGCTGCCGTGTTTTATTGCAAAACGTGCAATTTCATTTGCCAATGCGTGGAGAATTTCAGGAAGCATCTCTCGAGTGATGAGCATGTACTGGAAGTAAGCAAAAAAGCATCCTCTCTGTCTATCTCGAAtacttttttgtttcataatctGAGCAAGCAACTCTTTTTCAAGCTCAGGAGGCTATAGACCCTCCGGACACACGACTGTCATGTGTAACGAAGACGTGGGGGAGGAACTACCCGGCCACGCCTGAACACGCCACAGCTAAAATACATGTCTTGTGGGACATGGATGACTGCCCTATTCCTGAGGGGTATGATGCTCGTCTGGTCCGTCCAAGTCTAGAAAGGGCGTTCAAGGAACTAGGCTACTCTGGTCCTGTCTCCATCACTGCCTTTGCCGACCATAAAGACATCCCTGATCACCAACTTCTAGCGCTCTCTTCCTCTGGAGTCGAGTTTGCACATACCCCTCCCTGTTAGTTAGTCCCCATCTCCCTCTGTTATATTAGGGTTTAATTTTCAACTGAAATTATTTCTTTGAAACAGGGGTCCATTACAATCGCATGATTACAGAATTTGAGGAATGGACAGAAGATAATCCTGCTCCGGCTACAATTATGATCATATCGGATTATGTGGCTTCCAGCGAGTCCACTTCAGCTCTTATTTGCATTCAACtacagaagagtaactacaactgTTTTTTGGCATATTCAGCTAGGCCTTTTGAATTGCCCGTCCTGCTCACTTCTGCAGAGTGGCTCTGGGAAAGCTTACTTGCaggtttgttttctttgttctcTCATCTTCCACTACTACATTACCACCCAAACTAATTAAGctcatctttttttctttcctccCCAGTTTCAAAGACAAATAGACACATTCTTCAGAAGTGCAGTGGAAGTGAAAGAGTTGTTGAATCTGGTATGTTATCTTGCCTATTGTGTATCTTTGATTG
It encodes:
- the LOC108855056 gene encoding 60S ribosomal protein L15-1, which translates into the protein MGAYKYVSELWRKKQSDVMRFVQRVRCWEYRQQPSIVRLVRPTRPDKARRLGYKAKQGFVVYRVRVRRGGRKRPVPKGIVYGKPTNQGVTQLKFQRSKRSVAEERAGRKLGGLRVVNSYWLNEDSTYKYYEIILVDPAHNAVRNDPRINWICNPVHKHRELRGLTSEGKKNRGLRGKGHNNHKNRPSRRATWKKNNSLSLRRYR
- the LOC108855068 gene encoding uncharacterized protein LOC108855068 — translated: MPFTTVVEVEAPSLLRYLIGSAVMMIGVVLPVGYMMFRNKRVPSSSSYSKQTWGIHG
- the LOC108855055 gene encoding uncharacterized protein LOC108855055, producing the protein MSGNDAAKTTKIGVWWDMKDCPIPEGYDARRVRPSIEKAFRKRGYTGPVPITAYGDQTQTPCHVLRGLSSTGVAVTHTTSDSTRSVMYGDMVEWRGQNPPPATIMIISDQVEGDLSWDLARLQQRTRYKLFLAYSSKPCDDLFLNYNANWRWEKLLKEEEEGAPTSAAVFYCKTCNFICQCVENFRKHLSSDEHVLEEAIDPPDTRLSCVTKTWGRNYPATPEHATAKIHVLWDMDDCPIPEGYDARLVRPSLERAFKELGYSGPVSITAFADHKDIPDHQLLALSSSGVEFAHTPPWVHYNRMITEFEEWTEDNPAPATIMIISDYVASSESTSALICIQLQKSNYNCFLAYSARPFELPVLLTSAEWLWESLLAVSKTNRHILQKCSGSERVVESGMLSCLLCIFDCETLDEFKEHLSSKEHTKEDNMMNSHFQSAHVHRRLNKIANYYHKARYPPPKTKRKREDSTLEGFSP